The following proteins come from a genomic window of Rhodoligotrophos sp. CJ14:
- a CDS encoding DUF2971 domain-containing protein — MNTKNYINLQATEFDGYIYRVMPLGRFYELFANKQNVLVRPSKWDDPFENFILNAPARLADGTIAKFAFNNDFYGQCWTRQTSSDAIWRIYSPDKTGVRVRTTIRNLLTGLQAPLGDWAHKQAFIGKVQYMGDRKLVEFGNKVFRGGLHVRALAETLLVKRNAFIHEREVRLLYLEKNKGKQDIYAYSVDPHALIDQIMIDPRLPLSDVNKVKDEIRRRTGFKGRIMRSLLYAPPKDMIFPIG, encoded by the coding sequence ATGAATACGAAGAACTATATCAATCTACAAGCCACCGAGTTTGACGGCTATATCTACCGCGTGATGCCGCTCGGGCGGTTTTACGAACTGTTCGCAAACAAGCAGAACGTGCTGGTCCGGCCCTCGAAATGGGATGACCCGTTCGAGAATTTCATCCTGAACGCCCCCGCGCGGCTTGCTGATGGCACGATCGCGAAGTTCGCATTCAACAACGACTTCTACGGGCAATGCTGGACGCGGCAGACCAGCTCCGATGCTATCTGGCGTATCTATTCGCCCGACAAGACCGGCGTGCGGGTGCGCACCACGATCCGCAACCTCCTCACCGGATTGCAGGCCCCGCTTGGCGACTGGGCGCATAAGCAAGCTTTCATCGGCAAGGTCCAGTACATGGGCGACAGGAAGCTGGTGGAATTCGGCAACAAGGTGTTCCGCGGTGGCCTGCACGTCCGCGCGCTGGCCGAAACGCTACTGGTCAAGCGCAACGCCTTCATCCACGAGCGTGAGGTACGGCTTCTCTATCTGGAGAAGAATAAGGGAAAGCAGGACATCTATGCCTACTCGGTCGATCCGCACGCACTGATCGACCAAATTATGATCGACCCGCGCCTGCCGCTCTCTGACGTGAACAAGGTGAAGGACGAGATCCGCAGGCGCACCGGCTTCAAGGGGCGGATTATGAGGTCACTGCTCTACGCACCGCCGAAGGACATGATTTTCCCGATCGGGTAA
- a CDS encoding DUF3883 domain-containing protein: MAHEHASLTNAGRNDLARKIRWVSQEDGDGAGYDIASFSADGRSRLIEVKTTNGWERTPFHVTRNELAVAEEKRAEWCLFRL; this comes from the coding sequence TTGGCTCATGAACATGCCTCGCTGACCAACGCGGGCCGAAACGATCTAGCACGCAAGATACGATGGGTGTCGCAGGAAGATGGAGACGGTGCGGGTTACGACATCGCAAGCTTCTCGGCAGACGGGCGGTCTCGATTGATCGAGGTCAAGACGACGAACGGTTGGGAACGCACACCCTTTCACGTCACGCGCAACGAACTGGCGGTTGCCGAGGAGAAGCGCGCCGAATGGTGCTTGTTCCGGCTCTAG